The Lycium barbarum isolate Lr01 chromosome 10, ASM1917538v2, whole genome shotgun sequence genome includes a region encoding these proteins:
- the LOC132614954 gene encoding protein NSP-INTERACTING KINASE 1-like isoform X2, with amino-acid sequence MNAVLGYLYLFNFLAYYAHAMLTPNGVNFEVVALMEIRKALDDPHNVLNWDENAVDPCSWNMVTCSSDKYVIGLDLSFNNLSGPVPRLLAKTFNILGNPMICATGKEPECNGTTPMPLSFSLNNAQNTQPSGKPKTHKVALAFGTCLGCICLLIVGFGFFLWWRQKHNKQIFFDSNEQHHEQVCLGNLRRFQFKELQVATNNFSSKNILGKGGFGYVYKGRLNDGNIVAVKRLKDGNAAGGDQQFQTEVALISLAVHRNLLRLYGFCMTPTERLLVYPYMSNGSVASRLKGKPTLDWGTRKGIALGAARGLLYLHEQCDPKIIHRDVKAANILLDDDCEAVVGDFGLAKLLDHHDSHVTTAVRGTVGHIAPEYLSTGQSSDKTDVFGFGILLLELITGQRALEFGKAANQKGAMLDWVRKIHQEKKLDMLVDKDLKNDYDRIELEEMVQVASLCTQYHPSHRPKMSEVVRMLEGDGLAEKWEASQKAEPTRCKANEFSSSERYSDLTDDSSLLVQAMELSGPR; translated from the exons ATGAATGCTGTTTTGGGTTATTTGTACTTATTCAACTTCTTGGCTTATTATGCTCATGCTATGCTTACTCCAAATGGTGTAAATTTTGAAG tGGTAGCTTTGATGGAGATAAGGAAGGCTTTAGATGATCCTCATAATGTTTTAAACTGGGATGAAAATGCTGTTGATCCTTGTAGCTGGAATATGGTAACTTGTTCAAGTGATAAATATGTCATTGGCCT GGATTTGTCTTTCAACAATCTCAGTGGTCCTGTACCAAGGCTTCTTGCCAAAACATTCAA CATTTTGGGGAATCCCATGATATGTGCAACTGGAAAAGAGCCAGAATGCAATGGAACAACACCAATGCCTCTCTCCTTCTCTTTAAACAATGCGCAGA ATACTCAGCCTTCTGGAAAACCAAAGACTCATAAGGTTGCCTTAGCCTTTGGAACATGTCTAGGGTGCATCTGCCTTCTAATTGTTGGGTTTGGATTCTTTCTGTGGTGGAGACAAAAGCACAATAAGCAGATTTTCTTCGACAGTAATG AACAACATCATGAACAAGTGTGTTTAGGCAACTTAAGGAGGTTCCAATTTAAGGAACTTCAGGTTGCCACAAACAACTTCAGCAGCAAGAACATACTAGGGAAAGGTGGTTTTGGTTATGTTTATAAAGGTCGTCTCAACGATGGGAATATTGTAGCTGTTAAAAGGCTCAAAGATGGAAATGCAGCTGGAGGCGATCAGCAATTTCAGACTGAAGTAGCGTTGATCAGCCTGGCAGTGCATCGCAATCTTCTCCGGTTGTATGGATTTTGCATGACACCAACTGAAAGGTTGCTGGTGTACCCTTACATGTCAAATGGAAGTGTAGCTTCACGACTCAAAG GCAAGCCAACCTTGGATTGGGGTACAAGAAAAGGAATAGCTCTGGGAGCTGCTAGGGGTTTACTGTATCTGCATGAGCAGTGTGATCCAAAGATCATTCATAGGGATGTAAAAGCTGCAAATATATTGCTTGATGATGATTGTGAGGCTGTTGTGGGAGATTTCGGATTGGCAAAGCTTTTGGATCATCACGATTCACATGTCACAACCGCAGTTAGGGGAACTGTAGGACATATAGCTCCGGAGTACCTTTCCACAGGACAGTCCTCTGATAAAACGGACGTTTTTGGTTTTGGTATTCTCTTGCTAGAATTGATCACTGGTCAGAGAGCTCTGGAATTTGGTAAAGCAGCAAACCAGAAAGGTGCCATGCTCGATTGG GTAAGAAAGATTCACCAGGAGAAAAAGCTAGACATGTTGGTGGACAAGGACTTGAAAAATGACTATGACAGGATAGAGCTAGAGGAAATGGTACAAGTAGCTTCATTGTGCACTCAGTATCACCCAAGTCATAGGCCAAAAATGTCGGAAGTTGTAAGAATGCTTGAAGGAGATGGACTAGCGGAGAAGTGGGAAGCCTCTCAAAAAGCAGAACCAACAAGATGCAAAGCCAACGAATTTTCTTCTTCAGAAAGATACTCTGATCTCACTGATGATTC
- the LOC132614954 gene encoding protein NSP-INTERACTING KINASE 2-like isoform X1 → MNAVLGYLYLFNFLAYYAHAMLTPNGVNFEVVALMEIRKALDDPHNVLNWDENAVDPCSWNMVTCSSDKYVIGLASPSQSLSGKISPYIHNLTHLELVLLQSNNISGSIPLELGMLPKLKTIDLSDNKLTGKIPSSLAQLKSLQYLRLNNNSLTGAVTDLANMTQLSLMDLSFNNLSGPVPRLLAKTFNILGNPMICATGKEPECNGTTPMPLSFSLNNAQNTQPSGKPKTHKVALAFGTCLGCICLLIVGFGFFLWWRQKHNKQIFFDSNEQHHEQVCLGNLRRFQFKELQVATNNFSSKNILGKGGFGYVYKGRLNDGNIVAVKRLKDGNAAGGDQQFQTEVALISLAVHRNLLRLYGFCMTPTERLLVYPYMSNGSVASRLKGKPTLDWGTRKGIALGAARGLLYLHEQCDPKIIHRDVKAANILLDDDCEAVVGDFGLAKLLDHHDSHVTTAVRGTVGHIAPEYLSTGQSSDKTDVFGFGILLLELITGQRALEFGKAANQKGAMLDWVRKIHQEKKLDMLVDKDLKNDYDRIELEEMVQVASLCTQYHPSHRPKMSEVVRMLEGDGLAEKWEASQKAEPTRCKANEFSSSERYSDLTDDSSLLVQAMELSGPR, encoded by the exons ATGAATGCTGTTTTGGGTTATTTGTACTTATTCAACTTCTTGGCTTATTATGCTCATGCTATGCTTACTCCAAATGGTGTAAATTTTGAAG tGGTAGCTTTGATGGAGATAAGGAAGGCTTTAGATGATCCTCATAATGTTTTAAACTGGGATGAAAATGCTGTTGATCCTTGTAGCTGGAATATGGTAACTTGTTCAAGTGATAAATATGTCATTGGCCT GGCAAGTCCTAGCCAAAGTTTGTCTGGCAAAATATCACCATATATCCACAACTTGACTCACCTTGAACTTGT ACTTTTGCAGAGCAATAATATATCAGGATCAATTCCTTTGGAGCTTGGAATGCTTCCAAAACTTAAGACAATTGATCTTTCAGATAACAAGTTAACCGGCAAAATCCCTTCCTCTTTAGCTCAACTGAAAAGCCTCCAATACTT GAGATTAAACAATAACAGTCTAACTGGAGCTGTTACGGACTTGGCTAATATGACTCAACTCTCACTTAT GGATTTGTCTTTCAACAATCTCAGTGGTCCTGTACCAAGGCTTCTTGCCAAAACATTCAA CATTTTGGGGAATCCCATGATATGTGCAACTGGAAAAGAGCCAGAATGCAATGGAACAACACCAATGCCTCTCTCCTTCTCTTTAAACAATGCGCAGA ATACTCAGCCTTCTGGAAAACCAAAGACTCATAAGGTTGCCTTAGCCTTTGGAACATGTCTAGGGTGCATCTGCCTTCTAATTGTTGGGTTTGGATTCTTTCTGTGGTGGAGACAAAAGCACAATAAGCAGATTTTCTTCGACAGTAATG AACAACATCATGAACAAGTGTGTTTAGGCAACTTAAGGAGGTTCCAATTTAAGGAACTTCAGGTTGCCACAAACAACTTCAGCAGCAAGAACATACTAGGGAAAGGTGGTTTTGGTTATGTTTATAAAGGTCGTCTCAACGATGGGAATATTGTAGCTGTTAAAAGGCTCAAAGATGGAAATGCAGCTGGAGGCGATCAGCAATTTCAGACTGAAGTAGCGTTGATCAGCCTGGCAGTGCATCGCAATCTTCTCCGGTTGTATGGATTTTGCATGACACCAACTGAAAGGTTGCTGGTGTACCCTTACATGTCAAATGGAAGTGTAGCTTCACGACTCAAAG GCAAGCCAACCTTGGATTGGGGTACAAGAAAAGGAATAGCTCTGGGAGCTGCTAGGGGTTTACTGTATCTGCATGAGCAGTGTGATCCAAAGATCATTCATAGGGATGTAAAAGCTGCAAATATATTGCTTGATGATGATTGTGAGGCTGTTGTGGGAGATTTCGGATTGGCAAAGCTTTTGGATCATCACGATTCACATGTCACAACCGCAGTTAGGGGAACTGTAGGACATATAGCTCCGGAGTACCTTTCCACAGGACAGTCCTCTGATAAAACGGACGTTTTTGGTTTTGGTATTCTCTTGCTAGAATTGATCACTGGTCAGAGAGCTCTGGAATTTGGTAAAGCAGCAAACCAGAAAGGTGCCATGCTCGATTGG GTAAGAAAGATTCACCAGGAGAAAAAGCTAGACATGTTGGTGGACAAGGACTTGAAAAATGACTATGACAGGATAGAGCTAGAGGAAATGGTACAAGTAGCTTCATTGTGCACTCAGTATCACCCAAGTCATAGGCCAAAAATGTCGGAAGTTGTAAGAATGCTTGAAGGAGATGGACTAGCGGAGAAGTGGGAAGCCTCTCAAAAAGCAGAACCAACAAGATGCAAAGCCAACGAATTTTCTTCTTCAGAAAGATACTCTGATCTCACTGATGATTC